In one Thermaerobacter sp. PB12/4term genomic region, the following are encoded:
- a CDS encoding LLM class flavin-dependent oxidoreductase yields the protein MEIGIYSFGDRNTDPETGHLISPAERIRRLLEEIELADQVGLDVFGVGEHHRPDYVVSAPAVVLAAAAARTRQIRLTSAVNVLSSDDPVRVFQQFATLDLISGGRAEIMVGRGSFIESFPLFGYDLRDYDALFEEKLDLLLKLREAERVTWSGKFRPPIRDRGVYPRPIQNPIPVWIAVGGTPESAVRAGRLGLPMALGIIGGIPARFRPLVEIFRQAAREAGHPVPRLSINSHGFIADTSKEAADTAFPAFKEVMDRLGRERGWGPLTREQFEWSRSLHGADFVGNPEEVIEKILYQHELFHHDRFLLQLTVGTLPHKKVLRAIELLGTKVAPAVRKALRKSDDGEGEVDAGTGPGRDGRAEAGEGTPVPRGAGAGVGGEGPRT from the coding sequence TTGGAGATCGGCATCTACAGCTTCGGCGACCGCAACACCGACCCCGAGACCGGGCACTTGATCAGCCCCGCCGAGCGCATCCGGCGCCTCCTGGAGGAGATCGAGCTGGCCGATCAGGTGGGGCTCGACGTCTTCGGCGTCGGCGAGCACCACCGCCCGGACTACGTGGTCTCGGCACCCGCCGTGGTGCTGGCCGCGGCGGCGGCCCGCACCCGCCAGATCCGCCTGACCAGCGCCGTCAACGTGCTCAGCTCCGACGACCCCGTGCGGGTGTTCCAGCAGTTCGCCACCCTGGACCTGATCTCCGGCGGCCGGGCCGAGATCATGGTGGGGCGCGGCTCCTTCATCGAGTCCTTCCCCCTCTTCGGTTACGACCTGCGGGACTACGACGCCCTGTTCGAGGAAAAGCTCGACCTCCTGCTCAAGCTGCGGGAGGCGGAGCGGGTGACCTGGTCGGGGAAGTTCCGGCCACCCATCCGCGACCGGGGCGTGTACCCGCGCCCGATCCAGAACCCGATCCCGGTGTGGATCGCCGTGGGCGGTACGCCGGAGTCGGCGGTGCGGGCGGGGCGCCTCGGCCTGCCCATGGCGCTGGGGATCATCGGCGGCATCCCCGCGCGCTTCCGGCCGCTGGTGGAGATCTTCCGGCAGGCGGCGCGGGAGGCGGGGCATCCGGTGCCGCGGCTGAGCATCAACTCCCACGGGTTCATCGCCGACACCTCCAAGGAGGCGGCGGACACCGCCTTCCCCGCCTTCAAGGAGGTCATGGACCGGCTGGGCCGCGAGCGGGGCTGGGGACCGCTGACCCGGGAGCAGTTCGAGTGGTCGCGATCGCTGCACGGCGCCGACTTCGTCGGCAACCCGGAGGAGGTCATCGAGAAGATCCTCTACCAGCACGAGCTGTTCCACCACGACCGCTTCCTGCTGCAGCTCACGGTGGGCACGCTGCCCCACAAGAAGGTCCTGCGGGCCATCGAGCTGTTGGGCACCAAAGTGGCGCCGGCGGTGCGGAAGGCGCTGCGGAAGAGCGACGACGGCGAAGGTGAGGTTGACGCCGGGACCGGCCCGGGCCGCGACGGCCGCGCGGAGGCCGGCGAAGGGACTCCCGTCCCCCGCGGTGCCGGGGCCGGCGTAGGAGGAGAAGGGCCGCGGACCTAG
- the glyA gene encoding serine hydroxymethyltransferase, which yields MNSALAATDPEILRWIREEHRRQRETLELIASENFTSAAVLEAMGSALTNKYAEGYPGRRYYGGCQFVDQVEELARRRACALFGAEHANVQPHSGAQANMAVYFATLEPGDTILGMNLAHGGHLTHGSPVNFSGQLYRVVAYGVHPETERIDYDEVARLAREHRPKLIVVGASAYPRIIDFARFRAIADEVGAKVMVDMAHIAGLVAGGEHPNPVPYAEFVTSTTHKTLRGPRGGFVLCREAEAKVLDKAVFPGMQGGPLMHVIAAKAVCFHEAAQPAFREYARQVVANARALAETLAAEGLRLVSGGTDNHLMLVDLRSLGVTGREAEQVLERVGITVNKNAIPFDPQPPMVTSGIRLGTPALTTRGMREAEMREIGHLIAAALRHRDEPAELDRIADRVRELAAAFPHPSGATAAEAGAPASA from the coding sequence GTGAACAGCGCCCTGGCCGCCACGGATCCTGAGATCCTGCGCTGGATCCGGGAAGAACACCGCCGCCAGCGCGAGACCCTGGAGCTCATCGCCTCAGAGAACTTCACCAGCGCCGCCGTCTTGGAGGCCATGGGCTCCGCCCTGACCAACAAGTACGCCGAGGGCTACCCGGGCCGCCGCTACTACGGCGGCTGCCAGTTCGTCGACCAGGTGGAGGAACTGGCCCGCCGGCGGGCCTGCGCCCTCTTCGGCGCCGAGCACGCCAACGTCCAGCCCCACTCGGGCGCCCAGGCCAACATGGCCGTCTACTTCGCCACCCTCGAGCCTGGGGACACGATCCTGGGGATGAACCTGGCCCACGGCGGCCACCTGACCCACGGCAGCCCCGTCAACTTCTCGGGCCAGCTGTACCGGGTGGTGGCCTACGGCGTCCATCCCGAGACCGAGCGCATCGACTACGACGAGGTGGCGCGCCTGGCCCGCGAGCACCGCCCCAAGCTCATTGTGGTGGGGGCGTCGGCCTACCCGCGGATCATCGACTTCGCCCGGTTCCGCGCCATCGCCGACGAGGTGGGGGCCAAGGTGATGGTCGACATGGCCCACATCGCCGGCCTGGTGGCGGGCGGCGAGCACCCCAACCCGGTGCCTTATGCCGAGTTCGTCACCTCCACCACCCACAAGACCCTGCGCGGGCCGCGGGGCGGGTTCGTCCTGTGCCGGGAGGCCGAGGCCAAGGTCCTGGACAAGGCGGTCTTCCCCGGCATGCAGGGCGGGCCGCTGATGCACGTCATCGCGGCGAAGGCCGTGTGCTTCCACGAGGCGGCCCAGCCCGCCTTCCGCGAGTACGCCCGTCAGGTGGTGGCCAACGCCCGGGCGTTGGCCGAGACCCTGGCCGCCGAGGGGCTCCGCCTGGTCAGCGGCGGCACCGACAACCACCTGATGCTGGTCGACCTGCGCTCCCTGGGCGTGACGGGCCGCGAGGCGGAGCAGGTGCTGGAGCGGGTCGGCATCACGGTCAACAAGAACGCCATCCCCTTCGATCCGCAGCCCCCCATGGTGACCAGCGGCATCCGCCTAGGCACGCCGGCCTTGACCACGCGGGGGATGCGCGAAGCGGAGATGCGGGAGATCGGGCACCTGATTGCTGCGGCCCTGCGCCACCGGGACGAACCGGCCGAGCTCGACCGCATCGCGGACCGCGTACGGGAGCTGGCGGCGGCCTTCCCGCACCCGTCGGGCGCCACGGCGGCGGAGGCGGGTGCTCCGGCTTCCGCGTAG
- a CDS encoding tyrosine-protein phosphatase, with product MTAGARVDVHSHLLPGLDDGAADWDESLALARAAVADGTAELILTPHIDPEVYDNRPETIRALTAEFQRRLDAAGVPLKVRPGSEIFLMPQTAMQWRRGEVVPLGGEGPYVLVEWNMIALPPYVEGVLFDLQAAGAVPVIAHPERYLPVQRRPQWLVPLVERGVWLQITASSLLRPRKDPARRVVEWLVRRGMVHLVGSDAHNAQRPPRLAEAYRVLERLPGGAQTLVTVERATAAVLAGERIHLPRPAAPRRRRFWL from the coding sequence GTGACCGCGGGAGCACGCGTAGACGTCCACAGCCACCTGCTGCCGGGCCTCGACGACGGCGCTGCGGACTGGGACGAGTCCCTGGCCCTGGCTCGCGCTGCCGTGGCCGACGGCACGGCGGAGCTGATCCTGACGCCTCACATCGACCCCGAGGTCTACGACAACCGCCCCGAGACCATCCGCGCCCTGACGGCGGAGTTCCAGCGCCGCCTCGACGCGGCCGGCGTTCCGCTCAAGGTGCGGCCGGGCAGCGAGATCTTCCTCATGCCCCAGACGGCCATGCAGTGGCGGCGGGGCGAGGTGGTGCCCCTGGGCGGGGAGGGACCGTACGTCCTGGTGGAGTGGAACATGATCGCCCTGCCGCCCTACGTCGAAGGGGTGCTCTTCGATCTGCAGGCGGCGGGGGCGGTCCCGGTCATCGCCCACCCTGAGCGCTACCTGCCCGTGCAGCGGCGCCCGCAGTGGCTGGTGCCGCTGGTGGAGCGGGGGGTGTGGCTGCAGATCACGGCGTCCAGCCTGCTGCGGCCGCGCAAGGATCCGGCGCGGCGGGTGGTCGAGTGGCTGGTGCGGCGGGGCATGGTGCACCTGGTCGGCTCGGACGCCCACAACGCCCAGCGCCCGCCGCGACTGGCGGAGGCGTACCGGGTGCTGGAGCGCCTGCCCGGCGGCGCCCAGACTCTGGTCACGGTTGAACGGGCCACGGCCGCCGTGCTGGCGGGGGAGCGCATCCATCTGCCGCGGCCGGCGGCGCCGCGGCGGCGACGGTTCTGGTTGTGA
- the panD gene encoding aspartate 1-decarboxylase, producing the protein MRAKLHRGTITEANLHYVGSLTVDRDLLAAADILPGELVQVINVTTGARFETYVIPGPAGSGVLSANGGAARLVHPGDQVIVIAYAQLAPDEIPGFRGRVVILGEGNRILEVREQPAVL; encoded by the coding sequence ATGCGCGCCAAACTGCACCGCGGCACCATCACCGAGGCGAACCTGCACTATGTGGGCAGTCTGACGGTGGACCGGGACCTCCTGGCCGCGGCGGACATCCTGCCCGGCGAGCTGGTCCAGGTCATCAACGTCACGACCGGCGCCCGTTTCGAGACCTACGTGATCCCCGGTCCGGCGGGCTCCGGCGTGCTGAGTGCCAACGGCGGCGCTGCCCGGCTGGTTCATCCGGGGGACCAGGTGATCGTGATCGCCTACGCGCAGCTCGCGCCCGACGAGATCCCCGGCTTCCGGGGCCGCGTCGTGATCCTGGGCGAGGGCAACCGCATCCTGGAGGTACGGGAGCAGCCCGCCGTGCTGTGA
- a CDS encoding EVE domain-containing protein has translation MAAVAYWLVKTEPSVYSYADLEREGTDYWDGVRNNLAQKHMKAMQPGDLVLVYHTGSEKQAVGVAEVVRGAYPDPTDPTGRWVAVDLKARLRLPRPVALVQIKADPAFKDWELVRNSRLSVMPVPEPLWERIMRMAGLGSV, from the coding sequence ATGGCCGCAGTGGCCTACTGGCTTGTCAAGACCGAACCGTCGGTGTACAGCTACGCCGACCTTGAGCGCGAGGGGACCGATTACTGGGACGGCGTCCGCAACAACCTGGCGCAGAAGCACATGAAGGCGATGCAGCCCGGGGATCTGGTGCTGGTGTACCACACGGGCAGCGAGAAGCAGGCGGTGGGGGTGGCCGAGGTTGTGCGCGGGGCCTACCCGGACCCCACCGACCCGACCGGGCGCTGGGTGGCCGTGGACCTCAAGGCGCGCCTGCGCCTGCCGCGGCCGGTGGCCCTGGTGCAGATCAAGGCGGACCCGGCCTTCAAGGACTGGGAGCTGGTACGCAACTCGCGCCTGTCGGTCATGCCGGTGCCGGAGCCGCTGTGGGAGCGCATCATGCGCATGGCGGGGCTGGGGTCGGTGTAG
- a CDS encoding 4-hydroxy-3-methylbut-2-enyl diphosphate reductase has translation MEVIKISPRGYCYGVVDAIALARRAAADPTLPRPIYILGMIVHNHHVVEELAREGIHTLDGEDRLSLLEKVEGGTVIFTAHGISPQVRRRAIEKGLTWIDATCPDVTRTHELIKDRVAKGFEIIYIGKKGHPEPEGAIGEAPGHVHLIETADDLDTLPLDPASTPKVAVVTQTTLSKWDTEALIREVLKRYPHAEVHNEICLATQLRQEAAVRQAREADVVIVVGDRRSNNSNRLVQVVREIARRPAYLVDSVEQIDPAWLRGARRVGVTAGSSTPSQITRKVIEWLEAYEPDEPAGAGDRARAAGTAPQVEAPEPVVPEHAG, from the coding sequence GTGGAAGTCATCAAGATCTCGCCCCGCGGCTACTGCTACGGCGTGGTGGACGCCATCGCCCTGGCCCGCCGGGCAGCGGCCGACCCCACTCTCCCCCGGCCGATCTACATCCTCGGCATGATCGTCCACAACCATCACGTGGTCGAAGAACTGGCGCGGGAAGGCATTCACACCCTGGACGGCGAGGACCGGCTCTCCCTGCTGGAGAAGGTCGAAGGCGGCACGGTGATCTTCACCGCCCACGGCATCTCCCCCCAGGTGCGCCGCCGGGCCATCGAAAAGGGGCTGACCTGGATCGACGCCACCTGCCCGGATGTGACCCGGACCCACGAGCTGATCAAGGACCGCGTGGCCAAGGGGTTCGAGATCATCTACATCGGCAAGAAGGGCCACCCCGAGCCCGAGGGCGCCATAGGCGAGGCACCGGGCCACGTCCACCTGATCGAAACGGCCGACGACCTGGACACCCTGCCCCTGGACCCCGCCAGCACGCCCAAGGTGGCCGTGGTGACCCAGACCACCCTGAGCAAGTGGGACACCGAGGCCCTGATCCGCGAAGTGCTGAAGCGCTACCCCCACGCCGAGGTGCACAACGAGATCTGCCTGGCCACCCAGCTGCGGCAGGAAGCGGCGGTGCGCCAGGCGCGGGAAGCCGACGTGGTCATCGTGGTGGGCGACCGGCGGAGCAACAACTCCAACCGGCTGGTGCAGGTGGTACGGGAGATCGCCCGCCGGCCGGCATACCTGGTCGACAGCGTGGAGCAGATCGACCCCGCCTGGCTCAGGGGCGCGCGGCGGGTCGGCGTCACCGCCGGTTCATCGACGCCGAGCCAGATCACCCGCAAGGTGATCGAGTGGCTGGAAGCCTACGAGCCGGACGAACCGGCCGGGGCGGGCGATCGGGCTCGGGCCGCCGGCACGGCGCCGCAAGTGGAGGCGCCGGAGCCCGTGGTGCCCGAACACGCTGGCTGA